A single region of the Homalodisca vitripennis isolate AUS2020 unplaced genomic scaffold, UT_GWSS_2.1 ScUCBcl_6596;HRSCAF=13882, whole genome shotgun sequence genome encodes:
- the LOC124373870 gene encoding uncharacterized protein LOC124373870, with product MSVSAMSADNKVTTRNSAKSGKPETPEPASLQSIDDKLNSIINILRKHTDDIQDIKKEQKDLAASIELCHTNISDVKQLVTEQGSKITACEDELVRVNEENQRLWKELKSTKKELRDLEQYSHRNNLIIYGIPEDKNENIQHVMRRLAVTLQFENWSSSLMDAVHRMGKATQTQPRPIIVKFVSRLDKDDFWNKRKFRRNLRATDLGYSSENSIYINESLTPANRELLKMTREAAKQKGYNQVWTTNCSIFARREKGSPVIKITSSTDLQRM from the coding sequence ATGTCAGTGAGCGCCATGTCAGCTGACAACAAGGTCACGACGCGTAACTCGGCTAAGTCAGGAAAACCGGAGACGCCCGAGCCTGCTTCACTACAGTCTATTGATGATAAGTTGAACtccataataaatattctacgCAAACATACAGATGACATACAGGACATTAAAAAGGAACAGAAAGATTTAGCTGCTTCTATTGAGCTCTGCCATACTAACATCAGTGATGTGAAACAACTTGTAACCGAACAGGGCTCGAAAATAACTGCTTGTGAGGATGAACTGGTACGTGTAAATGAGGAGAATCAGAGGTTGTGGAAAGAGCTGAAAAGTACTAAGAAAGAACTTAGGGACTTGGAACAATATTCTCATAGAAACAACTTGATTATATATGGAATACCGGAAGATAAAAACGAAAACATTCAACATGTCATGAGAAGATTGGCTGTCACCCTGCAATTTGAAAACTGGTCATCAAGTCTGATGGATGCTGTACATCGGATGGGAAAAGCTACACAGACTCAGCCCAGACCCATCATCGTAAAGTTTGTGAGCCGACTCGATAAAGATGACTTCTGGAACAAGAGGAAGTTCAGACGAAACCTCAGAGCTACCGATCTCGGCTACAGCAGCGAGAACTCTATTTACATAAATGAATCGCTAACACCTGCCAACCGAGAGCTGCTGAAGATGACGAGGGAGGCTGCCAAGCAGAAGGGTTATAACCAAGTGTGGACGACCAACTGCTCCATCTTTGCACGACGAGAGAAGGGATCGCCGGTCATCAAGATCACGTCTTCCACGGATCTCCAACGCATGTAG